A single genomic interval of Micrococcales bacterium harbors:
- a CDS encoding succinate dehydrogenase/fumarate reductase iron-sulfur subunit gives MRLILEVWRQEGPKAEGRYETHEIKEATPELTLLELLDMLNHQLVEADQDPVAFESDCREGICGTCGLDVNGVPHGPEDNVPACGQHVRSFTDGQTVRITPFRAKGFPVIRDMIVDRTGLDRIIQAGGTVAVDAGTAPDADTYRISHHDAEKALDFATCIGCGACVSACPNGAAYLFAGAKMSHLALLPNGKMERAKRARSMVAQMEHEFGPCSQIGQCALACPREIPFEAIAAVNRERIRAAMKSKAKSD, from the coding sequence GTGAGACTCATCCTTGAAGTCTGGCGTCAAGAAGGCCCAAAGGCCGAGGGGCGCTATGAAACCCACGAGATCAAAGAGGCCACTCCGGAGCTGACGCTGCTGGAGTTGCTGGACATGCTCAACCACCAGTTGGTTGAGGCGGACCAGGACCCGGTGGCGTTCGAATCCGATTGCCGTGAAGGCATTTGTGGTACCTGCGGTCTCGACGTCAACGGCGTGCCGCATGGCCCGGAGGACAACGTCCCGGCTTGCGGTCAGCACGTTAGGAGCTTCACTGACGGGCAGACGGTTCGGATCACGCCGTTTAGGGCCAAGGGCTTCCCGGTCATCCGCGACATGATTGTGGACAGGACGGGCCTTGACCGGATCATCCAGGCCGGCGGCACGGTGGCGGTTGACGCTGGCACTGCGCCAGATGCGGACACCTACCGGATTAGCCATCACGACGCCGAAAAGGCGCTCGACTTCGCCACCTGCATTGGTTGCGGAGCCTGCGTTTCGGCTTGTCCCAATGGCGCGGCCTACCTGTTCGCAGGGGCCAAGATGTCCCACCTGGCCCTGCTGCCAAACGGCAAGATGGAGCGGGCCAAGCGAGCTCGGTCAATGGTGGCTCAGATGGAGCACGAGTTTGGACCGTGTTCACAGATTGGCCAATGCGCCCTGGCTTGCCCACGCGAAATCCCATTCGAGGCTATTGCCGCGGTCAACCGGGAACGCATCCGGGCTGCTATGAAGTCAAAGGCCAAGTCGGACTGA
- a CDS encoding succinate dehydrogenase cytochrome b subunit: MSSQTTARSEIDQIPVAKTPATTPPPRPETWVLKVVQAVTGAIFVLFVLSHMIGNLKVYAGRESFNKYPLWLKDVGSPVFPSETFLWIMRVVLAVAIVAHILTGITLWVRARRAKGAFARKPTITQHGVSGRSMIYTGVILGCYVVFHLLDLTIGRSAAATSDFVDGSAYDNLVHSFSRPAVGVFYIVVMALLFFHLMHGMWSITNDLGGSSKRVRSVLAFMANLVASLVVLGNLSIPIAVLAGWVTL, translated from the coding sequence GTGAGTTCGCAAACTACTGCGCGATCTGAAATCGATCAGATCCCCGTGGCCAAAACACCGGCCACAACCCCACCCCCGCGCCCAGAAACTTGGGTGCTCAAAGTCGTTCAGGCGGTGACCGGCGCGATCTTTGTCTTGTTCGTGCTGTCCCACATGATTGGCAATCTGAAGGTCTACGCCGGCCGCGAGTCCTTCAACAAATACCCCTTATGGCTCAAAGATGTCGGTAGCCCGGTTTTCCCGAGCGAAACCTTCCTTTGGATCATGCGGGTGGTCCTGGCCGTTGCGATCGTGGCGCACATCCTCACCGGTATTACCCTGTGGGTGCGCGCCCGGCGAGCCAAAGGTGCTTTCGCCCGCAAGCCGACCATCACCCAACATGGCGTCAGCGGCCGCAGCATGATCTACACCGGCGTGATCTTGGGCTGCTATGTCGTTTTCCATCTGCTTGATTTGACGATTGGCAGATCTGCCGCCGCTACTAGCGACTTCGTTGACGGCAGCGCGTATGACAACCTGGTCCACTCATTCAGCCGACCGGCTGTGGGTGTGTTCTACATCGTTGTCATGGCGCTTTTGTTCTTCCACCTGATGCACGGCATGTGGTCAATCACCAACGACCTGGGCGGCTCCTCCAAGCGAGTCCGCTCGGTGCTGGCGTTTATGGCCAATTTGGTGGCCAGCCTGGTGGTGCTAGGCAATCTGTCGATTCCGATCGCGGTTCTAGCCGGGTGGGTGACGCTATGA
- a CDS encoding fumarate reductase/succinate dehydrogenase flavoprotein subunit: MGLQIDDLRVVGKSLDGNLPTVEPRDGWKDRKLHYNLVAPNNRRRFNVIVVGTGLSGAGCAAALGELGYEVDVFSFHDVPRRAHSIAAQGGCNSPRGRRVDNDGVDRFVKDTVKGGDYRGREEDAYRLGEEGVRVIDHMQAIGAAFARDYGGQLANRSFGGVQVSRTFYTRGQTGQQLELAAAHALSRQVAAGSCKLHSRQEMLDLIVKDGRAQGIVVRDLVSGKVRAMTAHVVVLCTGGYGNIYYKATLAKNSNCSAIWRAYKRGAFLANPCFVQIHPTAIPLMSKFQSKKTLMSESLRNDGRMWTSKQKGDERDPKDIPEEERDYFLETRYPAFGNLVPRDVASRNARERIDAGYGVGPLRNAVYLDFASGIERMGAKVIRERYSNLFDMYEEQTGDSPFNTPMRVAPAVHFTMGGLWSDYDMMTSIPGLFVGGEAGWGYHGANRLGANSLLSGCVDGWFTLPFSVPNYLAGLLGEPVLSMDDPVVSQAIAGVEAGIEKFLNNDGAHGPDHYHEALGAIMDRYALVSRDPEGLTKAIEMIRELRQDFWKNVKVVGEGDRLNQELEVAGRVADYLELAELLCVDALDRDESAGGHFRTDHATEDGEAMRNDDDWCIISAWQAPADSGPDAGKHIRNFEPLTFRAVPLQQRNYK; this comes from the coding sequence ATGGGTCTGCAGATCGATGACCTGCGCGTGGTCGGTAAGTCGCTAGATGGCAACCTGCCCACGGTTGAGCCACGCGATGGCTGGAAAGACCGGAAGCTGCACTACAACCTGGTGGCGCCAAACAACCGGCGCCGGTTCAACGTCATTGTGGTGGGCACAGGCCTGTCAGGGGCCGGCTGCGCCGCTGCGCTGGGCGAACTGGGCTATGAGGTCGATGTCTTCAGTTTCCATGATGTGCCTCGCCGGGCCCACTCAATTGCGGCCCAAGGTGGCTGCAACTCGCCGCGCGGCCGCCGGGTCGACAATGACGGGGTAGACCGCTTCGTCAAAGACACCGTCAAAGGCGGGGACTACCGCGGTCGCGAAGAGGACGCCTATCGCTTGGGCGAAGAAGGCGTCCGGGTGATCGACCACATGCAGGCCATTGGTGCCGCCTTTGCCCGTGACTACGGTGGCCAGTTGGCCAACCGCTCGTTTGGGGGCGTGCAGGTTTCACGTACGTTCTACACCCGCGGCCAAACCGGGCAGCAGCTCGAGTTGGCGGCAGCCCACGCGCTTTCGCGTCAGGTTGCAGCCGGTAGCTGCAAGCTTCATTCGCGCCAAGAGATGCTTGACCTGATTGTCAAAGACGGCCGGGCCCAAGGCATCGTGGTGCGTGACCTGGTCAGTGGCAAGGTGCGGGCGATGACGGCCCATGTGGTGGTGCTGTGCACCGGCGGTTACGGCAACATCTACTACAAAGCCACGTTGGCCAAGAACTCGAACTGTTCGGCGATTTGGCGCGCCTATAAGCGCGGCGCCTTCCTGGCCAACCCCTGCTTTGTCCAGATTCACCCGACGGCCATCCCGTTGATGTCGAAGTTCCAGTCGAAGAAGACGCTGATGTCGGAATCGCTGCGTAACGACGGCCGGATGTGGACATCGAAGCAAAAGGGTGACGAGCGCGACCCCAAGGACATTCCCGAAGAGGAACGCGACTACTTCCTAGAGACGCGCTATCCGGCTTTCGGCAACTTGGTTCCACGCGACGTGGCCAGCCGTAACGCCCGTGAACGGATTGACGCTGGATACGGCGTGGGCCCGCTGCGCAACGCCGTGTACTTGGATTTCGCCTCCGGTATTGAGCGCATGGGCGCCAAGGTCATCCGCGAGCGTTACTCCAACCTGTTCGACATGTATGAAGAGCAGACTGGTGACAGCCCGTTCAACACCCCGATGCGGGTCGCGCCAGCGGTCCACTTCACCATGGGTGGGCTTTGGAGCGACTACGACATGATGACCTCAATTCCAGGTCTGTTCGTGGGCGGCGAGGCCGGCTGGGGTTATCACGGGGCTAACCGCCTTGGCGCCAACTCGCTGCTGAGCGGTTGCGTTGACGGCTGGTTCACCCTGCCCTTCTCTGTGCCGAACTACCTCGCTGGCCTGCTGGGCGAGCCGGTGCTGTCGATGGATGACCCGGTCGTGAGCCAGGCCATCGCAGGGGTTGAAGCCGGCATCGAGAAGTTCCTGAACAACGACGGTGCACACGGACCGGACCACTATCACGAGGCGCTGGGCGCCATCATGGACCGCTACGCTCTGGTGTCGCGTGATCCGGAGGGCTTGACCAAGGCCATCGAGATGATCCGCGAGTTGCGCCAAGACTTCTGGAAGAACGTCAAGGTGGTGGGCGAAGGCGATCGTCTCAACCAGGAGCTCGAAGTGGCCGGCCGCGTGGCCGACTACCTGGAGTTGGCAGAATTGCTTTGCGTTGACGCTTTGGACCGTGACGAGTCGGCTGGCGGTCATTTCCGCACCGACCATGCGACCGAAGATGGCGAGGCCATGCGTAACGATGACGACTGGTGCATCATTTCAGCGTGGCAAGCCCCAGCGGACAGCGGCCCTGATGCGGGCAAGCACATCCGCAACTTCGAACCCTTGACCTTCCGGGCGGTGCCCTTGCAGCAAAGGAACTACAAGTGA
- the tgt gene encoding tRNA guanosine(34) transglycosylase Tgt, whose product MQQSRFGFSLRTRLESGAGRTGVIDTPHGQIQTPAFIPVGTAASVKSVLPESIAATGAQAVLVNAYHLYLRPGADVIDQAGGVGAFMNWPGPTFSDSGGFQVMSLGAGFKKVLAMDAAGKSADAVVAPRAVRLAQVDEDGVSFKSHLDGSSHRFTPEVSMSVQHQLGADIIFAFDECTTLLNSRPYQERSLARTQRWAEDCLAAHQRLAAERTGKPAQGLFGVVQGAQYEDLRRRAARQLADLELDGFGIGGALEKENLATIVGWVTSELPEAKPRHLLGISEVDDLFAAVEAGVDTFDCVAPSRGARHGAVYTAIGRYNVTRAGFKRDFSPLEEGCDCYTCQHYTKAYVHHLLRAREMAGFTLATIHNQRFVVRLVDQMRISIEDGCFADFRDDFLPRYLSNRP is encoded by the coding sequence GTGCAGCAGTCACGGTTCGGTTTTTCGCTTCGCACCCGCCTTGAGTCGGGTGCCGGTCGCACCGGCGTGATTGACACCCCGCACGGTCAGATCCAAACGCCGGCTTTCATTCCGGTTGGGACCGCCGCTTCGGTTAAGTCAGTGCTGCCGGAATCGATCGCGGCCACCGGTGCCCAGGCCGTTTTGGTCAACGCTTATCACCTCTATTTGCGGCCCGGCGCGGATGTGATTGACCAGGCTGGCGGGGTTGGCGCCTTCATGAATTGGCCCGGGCCAACCTTTTCGGATTCCGGTGGCTTTCAGGTTATGTCACTTGGGGCCGGGTTCAAGAAGGTGCTGGCCATGGACGCTGCTGGCAAATCGGCCGATGCCGTGGTGGCGCCTCGCGCTGTCAGGCTGGCTCAAGTAGATGAGGACGGGGTCAGTTTCAAATCCCACCTGGACGGTTCCAGCCACCGCTTCACTCCAGAGGTCTCGATGTCAGTGCAGCATCAACTTGGGGCAGATATCATCTTCGCCTTTGATGAGTGCACCACATTGCTCAATTCCCGCCCCTATCAGGAGCGCTCGCTGGCCCGGACCCAACGTTGGGCCGAAGACTGCCTCGCCGCCCACCAGCGATTAGCCGCCGAGAGAACCGGAAAACCGGCCCAAGGCTTATTCGGGGTGGTCCAAGGGGCCCAATATGAAGACCTGCGCCGCCGGGCGGCCCGTCAGCTGGCCGATCTGGAACTAGATGGCTTCGGTATTGGTGGTGCCTTGGAGAAAGAGAACCTGGCCACGATTGTCGGTTGGGTGACCTCTGAGCTGCCCGAAGCCAAACCGCGACATCTGCTCGGCATTAGCGAGGTCGACGATCTCTTCGCCGCCGTCGAGGCCGGGGTCGACACCTTCGACTGCGTGGCACCCTCGCGCGGGGCCAGGCATGGGGCGGTTTACACCGCCATCGGCCGTTACAACGTCACACGAGCCGGCTTCAAACGCGACTTTTCCCCGCTCGAAGAAGGCTGCGACTGCTACACCTGCCAGCATTACACCAAGGCCTATGTCCACCACCTGCTGCGCGCGCGGGAGATGGCCGGGTTTACCTTGGCCACTATCCACAACCAACGCTTTGTGGTTCGCCTGGTCGACCAGATGCGCATCAGTATCGAGGACGGCTGTTTTGCCGACTTCAGAGACGACTTCTTGCCGCGCTACCTCTCCAACCGTCCCTAA